In Nostoc sp. GT001, a genomic segment contains:
- a CDS encoding ferrochelatase, with product MVATPEKVQHTHEHLSGKDRVAVLLMGYGEVESYEDFANYNEQALNLLTAKFAPVPTWIYPPLAKLLALFDRHEWGHTHHDFISPHNAIFEQQRAGIEKNLQEKWGDKVQVFKAFNFCAPFLPNQVLAEIKNQGFDKLLIYPLLVVDSIFTSGIAIEQVNNALVELTDGEEHWVKAQRYIPSFFNEPAYIDLMAHLVEEKIAELAGAYLPSQIGIVLMNHGCPHKAKGFTSGIAESEAMYDLVRDKLINRYPLISVGWLNHDTPLIDWTQPNAEQAANNLIQLGAKVVIFMPIGFATENHETLLDVHHIIHALEKQHPGTNYVQMACVNDRPEFLAMVAQWADTHIAELLSEQSVAVNPQLAGDHHHHHHHH from the coding sequence GTGGTTGCCACGCCGGAAAAAGTACAACACACCCACGAGCATCTATCAGGTAAAGACCGTGTAGCCGTATTGCTTATGGGCTACGGCGAAGTCGAAAGCTACGAAGATTTCGCCAACTATAACGAACAGGCTTTAAATCTACTGACAGCAAAATTCGCACCAGTACCAACCTGGATTTATCCGCCTCTGGCAAAGCTTTTGGCGCTATTTGACCGCCATGAGTGGGGACACACACACCACGATTTTATCTCCCCACACAACGCCATCTTTGAACAGCAGCGGGCTGGGATTGAGAAGAATTTACAAGAAAAATGGGGCGATAAGGTTCAAGTTTTCAAGGCTTTCAACTTCTGCGCCCCTTTTCTACCCAATCAAGTCTTAGCGGAAATCAAAAACCAAGGTTTCGATAAGCTATTAATCTACCCTTTGCTGGTTGTTGATTCTATATTTACCAGTGGTATTGCGATCGAGCAAGTTAACAATGCTCTCGTTGAGTTGACTGATGGTGAAGAACACTGGGTTAAAGCACAACGCTACATTCCTTCTTTCTTCAACGAACCAGCCTACATCGATTTAATGGCTCATCTAGTTGAAGAGAAAATTGCTGAGTTAGCCGGAGCTTATCTACCTTCTCAAATCGGTATTGTCTTAATGAATCACGGCTGTCCTCATAAAGCTAAAGGCTTTACTTCTGGGATTGCCGAAAGTGAAGCAATGTACGACTTGGTTCGGGATAAGTTGATTAACCGCTATCCGTTAATCTCCGTGGGTTGGCTCAATCATGACACACCCCTAATTGATTGGACGCAGCCAAATGCAGAGCAAGCTGCTAATAACCTGATTCAATTGGGTGCGAAAGTAGTGATCTTTATGCCAATTGGCTTTGCCACAGAAAACCACGAAACTCTATTGGATGTACACCATATCATCCATGCTTTAGAGAAACAGCATCCTGGTACGAATTACGTGCAAATGGCTTGTGTCAACGATCGCCCAGAATTCTTGGCAATGGTGGCGCAATGGGCTGATACTCATATAGCAGAGTTGTTATCAGAACAAAGTGTGGCAGTGAATCCTCAACTCGCAGGGGATCACCATCATCACCACCACCATCATTAA
- a CDS encoding tetratricopeptide repeat protein, which yields MSSSGEGTKLNPPNNLVFHGNANFVGREDDLGQLSEKLIKPSTGGILAVSGMAGVGKTELARQYARQYEANYPGGICWLSMRGANLAADIFKFAKSSMNLDVQKELKEKNLNLKDQILWFWANWKPVEGLVLIILDDVTDWTSCRGLLPTSNRFRILMTTRQRRLETSFAEISLDVLSEKDALKLLASVLVKEDLRVKRKSPEAKRLCAWLGYLPLGLELVGRYLVQDPDLSLTDVLTLLKTQSLQDNVIDLSEKVLQNTEMTAKRGVKAAFQLSWQELNPATQRVGELLSLFAPEQIFWTLVQSISKSLSWGESDVVEAKKQLYKFNFIQSLKDTNYKIHPLIREFLKVKLADSEQTNNLKQAFIKTLVESAQIILGSPSQEEDIKLVKNSIPHLAEVAEHLETMVIDKDLLWVFQGLGKFYSDQGLYESAKVWYEKCVSVLESRLGKEHLDVATSYNNLAVLYRNQGKYMEAENLYNEALNIYKRLSGDHNFNIATCNNNLGLVCLNQGKYNEAQLFYQQALKLKKHKLGENHIDIANCYDNLGIIYRYLGKYSEAELYFNQGLELSERLSIDGIFPKTQIDKIKAQIYNDLALLYLDKKQYKEAEDLIKKCLELTKQLYGENHIYTATNNNNLASLYHDQGRYTEAENLYQKALKVRKKMLGEDHPDVAITYSNLASLYHDQGKYTEAENLHTKALKIREPRLRQDHPDIAKSYNGLAEVYRKQRRYTDAKREYEKALTICKQQLGVDHPTTTQFQKNYNDFLKESNEKNHNYSLINAASLFFVESFILCKFRLVRFLCCL from the coding sequence ATGTCGTCCTCTGGGGAAGGGACAAAGTTAAATCCCCCAAATAATCTTGTATTTCATGGTAATGCCAATTTTGTAGGACGAGAGGATGATCTGGGTCAACTAAGTGAAAAGTTGATAAAACCGTCCACAGGAGGAATTCTTGCTGTGTCAGGTATGGCAGGGGTGGGCAAAACCGAATTAGCAAGACAGTATGCACGACAATATGAAGCAAATTATCCTGGTGGTATTTGTTGGCTTTCAATGAGAGGAGCAAATTTAGCCGCAGATATTTTTAAGTTTGCTAAGTCGTCTATGAATTTAGATGTACAAAAAGAGTTGAAGGAGAAAAATCTTAATCTTAAAGATCAGATACTGTGGTTTTGGGCTAATTGGAAACCTGTAGAAGGCTTGGTGTTGATAATACTTGATGATGTCACAGATTGGACAAGTTGTAGAGGGCTACTGCCAACAAGTAATCGTTTTAGAATATTAATGACAACTCGCCAGCGACGGTTGGAAACTAGCTTTGCAGAAATATCGCTAGATGTACTCTCAGAAAAGGATGCTTTAAAACTGTTGGCAAGCGTGCTGGTTAAAGAAGACCTACGAGTGAAACGAAAATCACCAGAAGCAAAACGTTTATGTGCATGGCTAGGTTACTTACCATTAGGGTTGGAATTAGTAGGGCGATATTTAGTGCAAGACCCTGATTTGTCTTTAACAGATGTGTTAACGCTACTAAAAACTCAGAGTTTGCAAGATAACGTCATTGATCTATCAGAGAAGGTATTGCAGAATACTGAAATGACCGCCAAGCGAGGCGTAAAAGCAGCATTTCAATTAAGTTGGCAAGAACTAAATCCTGCTACGCAGCGTGTAGGTGAATTGTTAAGCTTGTTTGCACCAGAGCAAATTTTTTGGACATTAGTACAGTCAATTAGTAAGTCACTTTCTTGGGGAGAATCTGATGTAGTTGAGGCAAAAAAGCAACTTTACAAGTTTAATTTTATTCAATCGTTAAAAGACACTAATTATAAAATACATCCTTTAATACGGGAGTTTTTAAAAGTCAAGTTAGCAGACTCAGAACAAACTAATAATTTGAAACAGGCTTTTATAAAAACATTAGTAGAAAGTGCCCAAATAATCCTTGGCTCCCCAAGTCAAGAAGAAGATATTAAATTAGTCAAAAATTCTATACCCCATCTGGCAGAAGTGGCAGAACATCTGGAAACAATGGTGATTGACAAAGATTTACTTTGGGTGTTTCAGGGGTTGGGCAAATTTTATTCTGATCAAGGGTTATATGAATCGGCAAAGGTTTGGTATGAGAAGTGCGTGTCAGTATTAGAATCACGTTTGGGAAAAGAACATCTTGATGTTGCTACCAGTTACAATAATCTAGCCGTACTCTATCGTAACCAAGGAAAATACATGGAGGCGGAAAATCTGTATAACGAAGCATTAAATATATACAAAAGGCTGTCAGGAGATCACAATTTTAATATCGCCACATGTAACAACAATTTAGGACTTGTTTGTTTAAATCAAGGAAAGTACAACGAAGCGCAACTATTTTATCAACAAGCATTAAAACTAAAAAAACATAAATTGGGAGAAAATCATATAGATATCGCTAACTGTTACGACAATCTAGGAATAATCTATCGTTATTTAGGAAAGTATAGCGAAGCGGAACTTTACTTTAACCAAGGATTAGAATTAAGCGAAAGGCTATCGATAGATGGCATTTTCCCTAAGACACAAATCGATAAGATTAAGGCACAAATCTACAACGATCTGGCTCTTCTGTATTTAGATAAAAAACAGTACAAGGAAGCTGAGGATTTGATTAAAAAATGTCTAGAATTAACAAAACAACTTTACGGGGAAAATCATATTTATACCGCCACCAATAACAACAATCTGGCTTCACTATACCATGATCAAGGACGATACACGGAGGCAGAAAACCTGTATCAAAAAGCATTAAAAGTCAGAAAAAAGATGCTCGGAGAAGACCATCCTGATGTTGCCATTACTTACTCTAATCTGGCTTCACTTTACCACGATCAAGGGAAATACACAGAGGCGGAAAATCTCCATACAAAAGCACTAAAAATAAGAGAACCGCGGCTGAGACAAGACCATCCCGATATTGCTAAGAGTTACAATGGTCTGGCTGAAGTTTACCGTAAACAAAGACGGTACACGGATGCGAAACGAGAGTATGAAAAAGCTTTAACGATTTGTAAACAACAGTTAGGGGTAGATCATCCAACAACAACGCAATTCCAAAAAAATTATAATGATTTTTTAAAAGAGTCCAATGAGAAAAATCACAATTATTCTTTAATAAATGCTGCCTCTTTATTTTTTGTGGAATCATTTATTCTTTGTAAGTTCCGTTTAGTAAGATTTTTATGCTGCTTATAG
- the infC gene encoding translation initiation factor IF-3, translating to MAVIEKKRTRDLPQINERIRFPKIRVIDTDGAQLGIMPPQEALQLAEEKELDLVLISDKADPPVCRIMDYGKYKFEQEKKAREARKKQHTADVKEVKMRYKIEEHDYNVRVKQAERFLKDGDKVKATVMFRGREIQHSDLAEDLLKRMATDLEPFGELQQAPKKEGRNMMMLISPKK from the coding sequence ATGGCTGTGATTGAGAAGAAAAGAACTCGCGATCTGCCCCAAATTAACGAACGAATTCGCTTCCCGAAAATTCGGGTCATTGACACTGACGGTGCCCAACTGGGAATTATGCCCCCACAGGAAGCACTACAACTAGCAGAAGAAAAAGAGCTAGATTTGGTGCTAATCAGCGATAAAGCTGATCCGCCAGTTTGTCGGATTATGGACTACGGGAAATACAAGTTTGAGCAAGAAAAAAAGGCGCGGGAAGCCCGGAAAAAACAGCACACGGCTGATGTCAAAGAAGTTAAGATGCGCTACAAAATAGAAGAACACGACTACAACGTGCGTGTTAAGCAAGCAGAGCGCTTTTTGAAAGATGGCGATAAAGTCAAAGCGACTGTGATGTTCCGGGGTCGAGAAATTCAACACAGCGACCTAGCAGAAGATTTGCTCAAGCGAATGGCAACGGATTTGGAGCCTTTTGGTGAGCTTCAACAAGCCCCTAAAAAAGAAGGACGAAACATGATGATGCTCATTTCGCCTAAAAAATAA
- the ilvB gene encoding biosynthetic-type acetolactate synthase large subunit, whose protein sequence is MTVRSLSPISLPQTENHKQSRASSPPALPKRASGGFALLDSLHRHGVDYIFGYPGGAILPIYDDLYKVEATGAMKHILVRHEQGAAHAADGYARATGKVGVCFGTSGPGATNLVTGIATAYMDSIPMIVVTGQVARASIGTDAFQETDIYGITLPIVKHSYVVRDPKDMARIVAEAFHIASTGRPGPVLIDVPKDVALEEFDYVPVKPGSVKLRGYRPTVKGNPRQINAAIQLITESRRPLLYVGGGAIASGAHEEVKQLAELFDIPVTTTLMGIGAFDEHHPLALGMLGMHGTAYANFAVSDCDLLICVGARFDDRVTGKLDEFASRAKVIHIDIDPAEVGKNRIPEVPIVGDVRNVLVDLLRRCKETGVKATPNQNQEWLNLVNRWREEYPLIVPHHPDSISPQEVIVEVNSQAPNAFYTTDVGQHQMWAAQFLKXRPRRWISSAGLGTMGFGLPAAMGAKVAFPDEEVICISGDASFQMCLQELGTISQYGINVKTIIINNGWQGMVRQWQQAFYGERYSCSDMEVGMPDVELLAKAYGIKGMVISDRSQLKDAIAEMLAHNGPVILNVHVTRDENCYPMVAPGKSNAQMVGLQKQPPKAASEPVYCSHCNAKNAPTHNFCAECGTKL, encoded by the coding sequence TTGACCGTGCGATCGCTTTCCCCAATTAGTCTCCCACAAACCGAGAATCACAAACAGTCTCGTGCCTCTAGCCCGCCAGCCTTGCCCAAACGAGCATCTGGCGGTTTTGCTCTGCTTGACAGCCTTCATCGCCACGGCGTTGATTATATTTTTGGTTATCCTGGTGGGGCAATTCTCCCAATTTACGATGACCTGTATAAGGTGGAAGCAACTGGTGCTATGAAGCACATTCTCGTGAGACACGAGCAAGGCGCAGCCCACGCCGCTGATGGTTATGCCCGTGCTACAGGCAAAGTAGGAGTATGCTTTGGTACTTCTGGGCCAGGAGCAACTAACTTGGTAACAGGCATCGCCACCGCCTACATGGATTCAATCCCGATGATTGTGGTTACAGGACAGGTAGCACGTGCATCGATTGGTACAGATGCGTTTCAGGAAACTGATATTTACGGGATTACCCTACCAATCGTCAAGCACTCTTATGTAGTGCGTGACCCTAAAGATATGGCGCGAATTGTCGCCGAAGCCTTCCATATCGCTAGCACTGGGCGTCCGGGGCCAGTTTTGATTGATGTCCCCAAAGATGTAGCTTTAGAAGAATTTGACTATGTACCTGTAAAACCAGGTTCAGTAAAGCTACGCGGTTATCGTCCCACGGTGAAGGGAAATCCCCGACAAATTAATGCCGCGATTCAGTTGATTACTGAAAGCCGCCGTCCCTTATTGTATGTCGGTGGTGGTGCGATCGCATCTGGTGCCCATGAAGAAGTTAAACAACTAGCTGAATTATTCGATATCCCTGTCACCACAACCTTAATGGGGATCGGTGCATTTGACGAACATCATCCCCTAGCTTTGGGAATGTTGGGAATGCACGGCACAGCTTACGCTAACTTTGCCGTTAGTGATTGTGACTTGCTGATTTGCGTCGGCGCTAGATTTGACGATCGCGTTACAGGTAAATTAGACGAATTCGCTTCCCGCGCCAAAGTAATTCACATCGACATCGATCCCGCAGAAGTTGGCAAAAACCGCATTCCCGAAGTGCCCATTGTCGGCGATGTGCGGAATGTGTTAGTAGACTTGTTGCGTCGCTGCAAAGAAACAGGCGTTAAGGCTACACCAAATCAAAACCAAGAATGGTTAAATTTAGTTAACCGTTGGCGCGAAGAGTATCCTCTCATCGTGCCGCATCATCCCGACAGCATTTCACCCCAAGAAGTTATTGTAGAAGTCAATAGCCAAGCACCCAACGCTTTCTACACCACAGATGTCGGACAACATCAAATGTGGGCAGCACAATTCCTGAAGAANCGCCCAAGGCGCTGGATTTCTAGCGCTGGTTTAGGAACTATGGGTTTTGGCTTACCTGCGGCAATGGGCGCGAAAGTGGCCTTTCCTGATGAAGAAGTCATCTGTATTAGTGGTGATGCTAGTTTCCAAATGTGTTTGCAGGAACTAGGAACAATTTCACAGTATGGAATAAATGTCAAGACAATAATTATCAACAACGGCTGGCAAGGGATGGTGCGCCAGTGGCAGCAAGCCTTCTATGGTGAGCGTTACTCATGCTCCGACATGGAAGTAGGGATGCCAGATGTAGAGTTATTGGCAAAAGCTTATGGCATTAAGGGTATGGTAATCAGCGATCGCAGTCAATTAAAAGATGCGATCGCCGAAATGCTAGCACACAATGGTCCAGTAATCTTAAATGTCCACGTCACCAGAGACGAAAACTGCTATCCAATGGTAGCCCCTGGTAAGAGCAACGCTCAAATGGTCGGCTTGCAGAAGCAACCGCCGAAAGCGGCATCCGAGCCAGTGTATTGTAGCCATTGCAATGCTAAAAATGCTCCTACCCACAACTTCTGTGCTGAGTGTGGGACGAAGCTGTAA
- the ftsH gene encoding ATP-dependent zinc metalloprotease FtsH: MTNSGKKALIKRQSSKRVAWVGAIAASLIMLPGIFGSTPVMAQKAETASLNYGDLIKKVKAGEVEKVELDETEQLAKVYLKGQKDNTPPQQVRLLAQNTELINILKDKNVDFGEVSSANSRAAVGLLINLMWILPLVALMLLFLRRSTNASSQAMNFGKSKARFQMEAKTGVKFEDVAGVEEAKEELEEVVTFLKQPERFTAVGARIPKGVLLIGPPGTGKTLLAKAIAGEAGVPFFSISGSEFVEMFVGVGASRVRDLFKKAKENAPCLIFIDEIDAVGRQRGAGIGGGNDEREQTLNQLLTEMDGFEGNTGIIIIAATNRPDVLDTALLRPGRFDRQVMVDPPDLKGRLEILKVHARNKKIDPSVSLEAIARRTPGFTGADLANLLNEAAILTARRRKEAVTLLEIDAAVDRVVAGMEGTALVDSKSKRLIAYHEVGHALVGTLLKDHDPVQKVTLIPRGQALGLTWFTPNEEQGLISRSQLKSRITATLGGRAAEEIVFGKPEVTTGASNDLQHVTGMARQMVTRFGMSELGPLSLENQSGEVFLGRDWMNKSDYSEEIAAKIDSQVREIVSNSYIKAKELLEENRIVLERLVDLLAEQETIEGDVFRKIVADHVQVADEQLAVPH, from the coding sequence ATGACAAATTCGGGAAAAAAAGCATTGATAAAAAGGCAGTCTTCAAAGCGCGTTGCTTGGGTTGGTGCAATTGCTGCTAGTTTGATTATGTTGCCAGGAATTTTCGGAAGTACTCCTGTCATGGCACAAAAAGCAGAAACCGCCTCGCTAAATTATGGTGATTTGATCAAGAAAGTGAAGGCGGGAGAAGTCGAGAAAGTAGAGCTTGACGAAACCGAACAGCTAGCAAAGGTTTATCTCAAGGGACAAAAAGATAATACACCACCGCAACAGGTGAGACTTTTGGCGCAAAACACTGAGTTAATTAACATTCTCAAAGATAAGAATGTGGATTTTGGCGAAGTTTCCTCTGCGAATAGTCGAGCAGCTGTTGGACTGTTGATTAATTTGATGTGGATTTTGCCACTAGTGGCTTTAATGCTCTTGTTCCTCCGGCGCTCTACTAATGCTTCTAGCCAAGCGATGAATTTCGGTAAATCCAAAGCTCGCTTCCAAATGGAGGCAAAAACTGGAGTGAAATTTGAAGATGTCGCCGGGGTTGAAGAAGCTAAAGAAGAACTCGAAGAAGTTGTGACTTTCCTGAAACAGCCAGAAAGATTTACTGCTGTAGGCGCACGGATTCCCAAAGGTGTGCTGTTAATTGGCCCTCCTGGTACTGGTAAAACTTTACTAGCAAAAGCGATCGCAGGTGAAGCAGGTGTACCATTCTTCAGTATTTCCGGTTCAGAATTTGTAGAAATGTTCGTTGGCGTAGGTGCATCTCGCGTGCGCGACCTTTTCAAGAAAGCCAAAGAGAATGCCCCTTGTCTAATATTTATCGATGAAATTGACGCAGTAGGTAGACAACGGGGTGCTGGGATCGGTGGTGGTAACGACGAGCGCGAACAAACCCTCAACCAACTGCTCACCGAAATGGATGGTTTTGAAGGTAACACAGGTATCATTATTATTGCTGCCACAAACCGCCCAGATGTTTTAGATACAGCATTACTCAGACCAGGACGCTTTGACAGACAAGTGATGGTCGATCCACCCGATCTTAAAGGGCGACTAGAAATTTTGAAAGTCCACGCCCGGAATAAGAAAATCGATCCTAGCGTATCATTAGAAGCGATCGCTCGCCGCACTCCTGGTTTTACTGGTGCAGATTTAGCTAACTTACTCAACGAAGCCGCTATTCTCACCGCTAGAAGACGTAAAGAAGCCGTCACTCTTTTAGAAATTGATGCTGCTGTAGACCGAGTTGTTGCAGGTATGGAAGGTACCGCCTTAGTAGACAGCAAGAGCAAGCGCTTAATTGCCTATCATGAAGTTGGACACGCTTTAGTAGGCACATTACTCAAAGACCACGATCCTGTACAGAAAGTGACATTAATTCCACGAGGACAAGCACTGGGATTAACTTGGTTTACTCCCAACGAAGAACAGGGGTTAATTTCTCGTTCCCAGCTCAAATCCCGGATTACTGCTACTTTGGGTGGTCGCGCCGCCGAGGAAATCGTTTTTGGTAAGCCAGAAGTTACCACAGGTGCAAGCAATGACCTGCAACACGTGACAGGGATGGCGCGGCAGATGGTGACACGCTTCGGGATGTCAGAATTAGGCCCATTGTCCTTGGAAAATCAGAGTGGAGAGGTATTTTTAGGACGCGACTGGATGAATAAATCAGACTATTCTGAGGAAATTGCTGCCAAAATTGATTCACAAGTGCGCGAAATTGTTAGCAATTCCTACATTAAGGCCAAAGAACTTTTGGAAGAAAACCGCATAGTTTTGGAGCGTTTAGTAGATTTGCTAGCAGAACAGGAAACAATTGAAGGTGATGTATTCCGCAAAATTGTTGCCGATCATGTTCAGGTAGCCGATGAACAATTGGCTGTACCTCATTAA
- a CDS encoding DUF928 domain-containing protein, with protein MKYRYWASYLLATLAFLPFEPVSMTQVLATSVYQLAQAKSAYTQYMQLGYNETKRRNYRKALLNFQQAERLRPGDRYATSAIRNVTSYIQRGRNRIAFVPGRPGRVRSAGTRGSCFQTGQYLIPLTPTDKEAQRTTSERPTFFFYVPQTSTTVQALEFVLRDGDSIDPLYKGTFKPVGQNGIVSVNVPVNQPSLQIGKEYNWTFSMICDPNNRDKDSYIEGTIVRSQDENLSLQLNQPNTDLDRAVLFATAGFWEDSLRTLANLRRQRPNDPEVQKYWEDLLNSVDIKEVVNKPFLPCCTVQK; from the coding sequence ATGAAATATAGATATTGGGCAAGTTATCTGCTTGCTACTTTAGCATTTCTGCCCTTCGAGCCTGTAAGCATGACTCAGGTTTTGGCAACATCAGTTTATCAACTGGCACAAGCAAAATCTGCTTACACCCAATATATGCAGCTTGGTTATAACGAAACCAAACGGAGAAACTATAGAAAAGCTTTATTGAATTTTCAGCAAGCAGAGCGGCTACGTCCTGGAGATAGATATGCTACTTCTGCAATTAGAAATGTTACAAGTTACATTCAACGCGGTAGAAATCGTATCGCCTTTGTCCCAGGTAGACCTGGTAGAGTAAGGTCAGCTGGAACACGGGGAAGTTGCTTTCAAACTGGACAATATCTGATTCCCCTGACACCGACAGATAAGGAAGCTCAACGCACCACATCAGAGCGTCCCACATTCTTTTTCTACGTTCCTCAAACCTCGACAACAGTACAAGCACTAGAATTTGTTTTGCGCGACGGTGATAGCATCGACCCATTATATAAGGGAACTTTCAAACCTGTTGGGCAGAATGGTATTGTTAGTGTAAATGTACCTGTAAATCAGCCATCTCTACAAATCGGTAAAGAATATAATTGGACTTTTTCGATGATTTGCGATCCTAATAACCGCGATAAAGACTCTTATATAGAAGGTACAATTGTGCGATCGCAAGATGAAAACCTATCCCTTCAGCTAAACCAACCAAACACAGATTTGGATCGCGCAGTTTTATTTGCAACGGCTGGATTTTGGGAAGATTCTCTAAGAACTTTAGCTAATTTACGCCGCCAACGTCCTAACGATCCCGAAGTTCAGAAATATTGGGAAGATTTGTTGAATTCAGTAGACATTAAAGAAGTTGTAAACAAGCCTTTCTTGCCCTGTTGTACTGTTCAAAAATAA
- a CDS encoding NADPH-dependent FMN reductase, protein MVKIIGIGGSLRPNSYTQLALEVAAQRVEAVGAEVEILDLRQLQLPFCTGAKEYPEYPDVQRLQETVSQADGLILATPEYHGGVSGVLKNALDLMSFDQLSDKVAGFISVLGGQSNSNALNELRLITRWVHCWSIPEQIAIGQAWGAFSPEGKLVDEKLSQRFDQFAQSLVDNTRKLRGVN, encoded by the coding sequence ATGGTGAAAATTATTGGTATTGGTGGTAGCTTAAGACCCAACTCTTATACCCAGCTTGCTTTAGAAGTCGCAGCGCAAAGAGTTGAGGCTGTAGGTGCAGAGGTAGAAATTCTCGATTTACGGCAGTTGCAGCTACCATTTTGCACTGGCGCAAAGGAGTATCCAGAGTATCCAGATGTTCAGCGGTTGCAAGAAACAGTTAGTCAGGCTGATGGGTTAATTTTAGCGACACCTGAGTATCATGGTGGCGTTAGTGGTGTCCTGAAAAACGCCCTGGATTTAATGAGCTTTGACCAACTGTCTGATAAAGTAGCAGGATTTATTAGTGTTTTGGGTGGTCAGTCTAATAGCAACGCTCTAAACGAACTACGGTTAATTACCAGATGGGTGCATTGTTGGTCTATCCCTGAACAAATTGCGATCGGACAAGCTTGGGGTGCTTTCAGTCCTGAAGGCAAACTCGTAGATGAGAAGCTCTCTCAAAGATTCGATCAATTTGCTCAGAGTTTAGTTGATAATACTCGCAAGCTGCGGGGCGTAAATTAA
- a CDS encoding transposase — protein sequence MLSGYSFFYEFPYLNADCFQHFLELVSAELGDDIAVIQFDQGSFHKAKTLNYPDNIIPIFQPPHSPKLNPIERFWELLKSKLQWENCKTLAQLQQKLTDVLKAITPEMIASVTSYDFILEALFSAAS from the coding sequence ATCCTTAGTGGCTATAGCTTTTTCTACGAGTTTCCCTACCTTAATGCTGATTGTTTTCAACACTTTTTGGAATTAGTGTCTGCTGAGCTTGGTGATGATATCGCGGTTATCCAGTTTGATCAAGGATCGTTTCACAAAGCCAAAACTCTTAACTACCCTGATAACATTATCCCGATTTTTCAACCTCCTCACTCTCCGAAACTCAATCCCATTGAGCGGTTTTGGGAACTTCTCAAATCAAAACTCCAATGGGAAAACTGTAAAACCCTTGCACAATTACAGCAGAAGTTAACTGATGTCCTCAAAGCAATTACACCTGAGATGATTGCTTCAGTGACTTCCTACGACTTTATCCTTGAAGCTCTATTTAGCGCAGCTTCATAA
- the egtD gene encoding L-histidine N(alpha)-methyltransferase: protein MSISKAVNSKVTSQSSVEKRLQIERLIGATQIVAPSAGSDVVKGLTQTPKSLPPCYFYDDRGSDLFEQICDLPEYYLTRTETTILQQYANEIAKITGVCELVELGSGSSSKTRILLDAYQQLSYPLHYLPIDVCAGMLESSAKQLLKDYPLLQVYALAGTYELALAKLLPTQLPSRMICFIGSSLGNLTPDECDVFFSQITNALEVGEYFLLGIDLRKPKQILEPAYNDSQGVTAAFNLNMLEHLNQRFEGNFDTTQFEHRAFYNESEHQIEMHLRSLRSQIVELRALNLKLNFALDETILTEISRKFDLNIIKHQLTAQGLLPLHVWTDPNQWFGLLLCQLASIKQIKVRLIYIAVLS, encoded by the coding sequence ATGTCGATATCTAAAGCTGTTAACAGCAAGGTTACTTCTCAAAGCAGCGTTGAAAAACGCTTGCAGATAGAGCGTTTGATAGGAGCAACTCAAATAGTTGCACCTAGTGCTGGGAGTGATGTAGTGAAGGGATTAACTCAAACACCTAAATCTCTACCCCCTTGTTACTTTTATGATGACCGTGGTTCCGATCTGTTTGAGCAAATCTGTGATTTACCAGAATATTATCTTACACGCACAGAAACAACAATTTTACAGCAGTATGCTAATGAAATTGCCAAGATAACTGGTGTTTGTGAATTGGTAGAACTTGGTAGTGGTAGTTCTAGTAAAACCCGAATTTTACTAGATGCCTACCAGCAACTAAGTTATCCCCTGCACTACCTACCAATTGATGTATGTGCAGGTATGTTGGAAAGTAGTGCCAAGCAGTTATTAAAAGATTATCCCTTACTCCAAGTTTATGCACTAGCGGGAACCTATGAATTAGCCCTTGCAAAACTCCTACCGACGCAATTACCCAGTCGGATGATTTGTTTTATTGGTAGCAGCTTAGGTAATCTTACCCCTGATGAGTGTGATGTGTTCTTCTCTCAAATTACCAATGCTCTAGAAGTAGGTGAGTATTTTTTATTGGGGATAGATTTACGAAAGCCAAAGCAGATTTTGGAACCAGCTTATAACGACAGCCAGGGAGTAACAGCTGCATTTAACCTCAATATGCTAGAACATTTAAATCAGCGATTTGAGGGTAACTTTGACACCACCCAGTTTGAACACCGGGCATTTTACAATGAAAGCGAGCATCAAATAGAAATGCATTTACGCAGCTTGCGATCGCAAATTGTAGAATTACGCGCTCTTAATCTTAAGCTTAATTTTGCACTAGATGAGACTATCCTCACCGAAATTTCCCGCAAATTTGACCTTAATATCATCAAACACCAACTAACCGCACAAGGTTTATTACCTCTTCATGTGTGGACAGATCCAAATCAATGGTTTGGTTTACTGCTGTGTCAGCTTGCAAGCATAAAGCAAATCAAAGTACGCCTCATATATATAGCGGTTCTCAGTTGA